In the Mus pahari chromosome 19, PAHARI_EIJ_v1.1, whole genome shotgun sequence genome, one interval contains:
- the Lypd5 gene encoding ly6/PLAUR domain-containing protein 5 — protein sequence MGIPRTFLHCFLGSLLCLTGSQALQCYSYEHTYFGPFDLSAVKLPSVSCPEGCSEVVLSLDTGYRSLVTMVRKGCWTGPTTGPMQTNQDALPPDYAVVRGCATDYCNTNLKTHDALPNLSQAPNPQTLSGTECYACLGTHPEDCSPEKSRRVQCHQDQSSCFQGNGRMNIGNFSVPVYIRTCHRPSCTTMGTTSPWTSIDLQGYCCEGHLCNRASVTQILPGTMSSAPPRAPRILALLTAAPLLAIALGASVGFPA from the exons GCTCCCAGGCCCTGCAGTGCTACAGCTACGAGCACACCTACTTCGGGCCCTTCGACCTCAGCGCCGTGAAGCTCCCCAGTGTCTCTTGTCCTGAGGGGTGCTCTGAGGTGGTCTTGTCGCTGGATACCG GTTACCGCAGCCTGGTGACAATGGTCCGGAAAGGATGCTGGACGGGCCCCACCACCGGCCCCATGCAGACCAACCAGGATGCTCTGCCTCCCGACTACGCGGTGGTCCGTGGTTGTGCCACTGACTACTGCAACACCAACCTCAAGACTCACGACGCCCTCCCCAACCTGAGCCAAG CTCCTAACCCACAGACGCTCAGTGGCACTGAGTGCTATGCCTGTTTGGGGACCCACCCTGAAGACTGTTCCCCTGAGAAGTCCCGACGGGTCCAGTGCCACCAGGACCAGAGCTCCTGTTTTCAGGGCAACGGCAGGATGAACATTG GCAACTTCTCGGTGCCCGTGTACATCCGGACCTGCCACAGGCCCTCCTGCACCACCATGGGCACCACCAGCCCCTGGACGTCCATCGACCTGCAGGGTTACTGTTGCGAGGGCCACCTCTGCAACAGGGCCTCGGTGACACAGATCCTGCCTGGCACCATGTCCTCGGCCCCTCCCAGAGCTCCCCGAATCCTCGCCCTGCTGACCGCTGCTCCACTACTGGCCATCGCTCTGGGTGCGTCCGTCGGGTTCCCTGCATAG